In one Suricata suricatta isolate VVHF042 chromosome 9, meerkat_22Aug2017_6uvM2_HiC, whole genome shotgun sequence genomic region, the following are encoded:
- the LOC115302770 gene encoding olfactory receptor 10G3, whose product MERVNSTSLTEFILTGIPYPLRLRTFLFVFFLLIYILTQLGNLLILVTVWVDPQLHARPMYIFLGVLSIIDMGISTTIVPRLMMNFTLGIKPIPFGGCVAQLYFYHFLGSTQCFLYTLMAYDRYLAICRPLRYHVLMNAKLSTLLVAGAWVAGSIHGALHAILTFRLPYCEPNQVDYFFCDIPAVLRLACTDTTVNEQVTFVDIGVVVATCFSLILLSYVQITQAILRICTTDGRRRAFSTCGAHVTVVTVYYVPCAFIYLRSETNSPLDGAAALFPTAITPFLNPLIYTLRNQEVKLALKRIIGGPETKSEV is encoded by the coding sequence ATGGAAAGAGTCAACAGCACATCGTTGACTGAGTTCATTCTCACAGGAATTCCTTACCCACTCAGACTGAGGACGTTTCTGTTTGTGTTCTTTTTGCTAATCTACATCCTGACTCAGCTGGGAAACCTGCTTATTCTGGTCACTGTCTGGGTAGACCCGCAGCTCCATGCCCGTCCCATGTACATCTTTCTTGGTGTTCTCTCCATCATTGACATGGGCATCTCTACGACCATTGTCCCTCGCCTCATGATGAATTTCACTCTAGGCATCAAACCCATCCCATTTGGTGGCTGTGTTGCTCAACTCTATTTCTATCACTTTTTGGGCAGCACCCAGTGCTTCCTCTACACCCTGATGGCCTACGATAGGTACCTGGCAATATGCCGACCCCTGCGCTACCATGTTCTCATGAATGCTAAGTTGAGTACCTTGCTTGTGGCTGGAGCTTGGGTGGCAGGATCCATCCATGGGGCTCTCCATGCTATCCTAACGTTCCGTCTGCCCTACTGTGAGCCAAACCAGGTAGATTACTTCTTCTGTGACATCCCTGCAGTTTTGAGGCTAGCCTGTACTGATACAACAGTCAATGAGCAAGTGACCTTTGTGGACATTGGGGTGGTGGTTGCCACTTGCTTCTCCCTGATCCTCCTCTCCTATGTACAGATCACTCAGGCCATCCTGAGAATCTGTACAACTGATGGGCGTCGCCGAGCCTTTTCAACCTGTGGAGCCCACGTAACCGTGGTAACCGTGTACTATGTGCCCTGTGCCTTCATCTACCTGAGGTCTGAAACCAACAGCCCCCTGGATGGGGCAGCCGCCTTATTTCCCACAGCCATCACTCCTTTCCTCAACCCCCTCATCTACACTCTGCGGAACCAAGAGGTAAAACTGGCCCTGAAGAGAATCATAGGAGGCCCTGAGACTAAGAGTGAGGTTTGA
- the LOC115302242 gene encoding olfactory receptor 10G2-like translates to MGETKNTSLDTVVTDFILLGLPHPPSLRTLLFLVFFIIYILTQLGNLLILLTVWADPKLHARPMYILLGVLSFLDMWLSSVIVPRVILNFTPASKAIPFGGCVAQLYSFHFLGSTQCFLYTLMAYDRYLAICQPLRYPVLMNGRLCTILVAGAWVAGCIHGSVQATLTFRLPYCGPNQVDYFFCDIPAVLRLACADTTVNELVTFVDIGVVAASCFMLILLSYAYIVHAILKIRTLNEEKPVKEMEENFIATGMRSHLIKDSITILIPLESPDQIRLLNLQTLPSDF, encoded by the exons ATGGGAGAGACCAAAAACACGTCCCTGGACACAGTGGTGACAGACTTCATTCTCCTGGGCTTACCTCACCCCCCGAGTCTAAGGACCCTCCTCTTTCTGGTCTTCTTCATCATTTACATCCTGACTCAGCTGGGGAACCTGCTCATTCTGCTCACCGTGTGGGCTGACCCGAAGCTCCATGCTCGCCCCATGTACATCCTTCTGGGCGTGCTCTCATTCCTGGACATGTGGCTTTCCTCGGTCATTGTCCCTCGAGTTATTCTAAATTTCACTCCCGCCAGCAAGGCAATCCCCTTTGGTGGCTGTGTAGCCCAGCTGTACTCCTTTCACTTCCTGGGCAGCACCCAGTGCTTCCTCTATACCTTGATGGCCTATGACAGGTACCTGGCAATATGCCAGCCCCTGCGCTACCCCGTGCTCATGAATGGGAGGTTATGCACCATCCTCGTGGCTGGGGCTTGGGTGGCTGGCTGCATCCATGGGTCTGTCCAGGCCACTCTGACCTTCCGCCTGCCCTACTGTGGGCCCAACCAAGtggattattttttctgtgaCATCCCTGCAGTATTGAGACTGGCCTGTGCTGACACAACCGTCAATGAGCTGGTGACCTTTGTGGACATTGGGGTGGTGGCTGCCAGTTGCTTCATGTTAATTCTGCTCTCCTACGCCTACATAGTCCACGCCATCCTGAAGATACGCACT CTAAATGAGGAAAAACCTGttaaagaaatggaggaaaatttCATTGCAACTGGAATGCGATCACACCTAATTAAGGACAGTATCACAA TATTGATTCCTCTAGAGAGTCCTGACCAGATCAGGCTTCTCAATCTGCAGACTTTACCGTCAGATTTCTGA